The window GGTGACCAATCGCACCTTTGCAATCGTTATGTACAACAATGCATTTCGCAAGCTGATACATTTTCTGACCGGTCATCAGCTGGAACTGCAAAATCTCAGCGTCCTGCTGCTGGTCTTCCAGCACCTGCGCGATACCATCCAGAATTGGGATCAGATTGCGGCGCATCTGATGGCGCTGCTCTACAGGGACACGCTGCGCTCGGAGGATGCCGGTCTGCGGGCGCTCTATGCGCAAATAGCGGAGACCGGCATTGGCTTTCCCGCCTGGGATACGGACGATGCCGAGGCGCCGATTTTGAACTTTCAGCTCTCCACGCCGCAGGGCGAGCTGAAGCTCTTTGCCGCCTATATGACCTTCACCAGCGCTCTGGACGTCACCGTCGATGAAATCCGCGTAACCTCCTTTTTTCCGGCTGATGAGCGCAGCCGCCAGATTCTGGAAGGGCTTTGAATTTATTTTCGATTGTCCGGTCACAACCGGGGGCAGCGGCGACTCTGTCTTTCTGCGCGGCCCTTCCGATAGCGAAGCCTGGCCGCCCGGAGGGACTTTATGATGACCTGGATATTGGCCAGCGTTGCCGGCGCGGCGACAAGTTTTGTCGCCAACTCGCTCATGGCGGCGGCGCTGATCGGTCCGCTTTTTAGCGAGCAACTTGGCGTGGTGCGCAGTCGCGAACAGGGTTTGCAGTGGGCGGCGATGCTTGGCGGAACGCTGTTGCTTGCCGGCTTGTGCGCCTATCTCTACCCGCGCCTGGATTTTGGCCTGCCAAACGAAGCGCTGCGCGGCGCGCTGCTTGGAGCGCTGATAGGGCTTGCCGTCTTTGGCGCGGGACACCTGATTGTCGCTGGCTGGTCGACAATTCCCGCAGCGCCGATGTTCTGGTCCGGACTGCTCGACGCCCTGGCCTGGATTCCAGGCGGCGTGGCGATTGCCCTGGCGTACCGCTGGCTGGGAGGCCTGGATGTCGTCGCTTGAAGATCCCTACCGCGATCTGCTTGAAAAGACTCGAGGCGGCAGCGCCGCCGCCCTCGAGCAGCTCCTTCGCGAAATCCAGACGCCGCTTTACAACTTCCTTTTGCGCATGCTCTGGCAGCCGGAGGATGCAGCCGATGCAACGCAGGACGTGCTGGTTAAGATTTGCACCAACCTTGGCGGCTTTCGCGGCGAGAGTCGATTTCTAACCTGGGCCTATCGCATCGCTGCCCATCACGTTTTTCGCCTGAGGCGTTCGCGCCGGGAGGTGCAAGCGCCGGACTTTGACGGCTTTGCCGCTGGTCTGGCCCGCGGAATGCTGATCGATTCGAAGCCGGCGGTTGCAGGAGCGGATCAGGCATTGCTGGAACAAGAAGTGAAGCTTGGTTGCATGACCGGACTCTTGCTCTGTCTGGACCGTGAACACCGCGCGGCCTACATTCTTGGCGAAATCTTCGAGGTCTCTGGCAGCGAGGCTGCGGCGATTCTGGACCTGCCGCCGACGGCTTATCGCAAGCGGCTGTCGCGAGCGCGGGAACGTCTGCGGGGATTCTTGCAGCAACATTGTGGTCTGACCAATCCTGCCGCGCCCTGTCATTGCAAAAAACAGGCAAACGCGGCGTTACAATCCGGTCTCATTTCTGCAAAGCGGACGCTTTTTGCCGGGCATCCGCAACAACCGGCGACATTGAGTCCGCAGCGGCTGAGCGATGGCGTAGGCGAGATGGATGAGCTGGAACGCATCGCCGCCCTGTATCGCACTCATCCGCATTATCGCGCGCCGGAACGTTTTACAGGCGCACTGCGCGCGCTGCTGGCCAGCGGCAGTGTATCAATCCTTGAGTAGACGCTGGCGGCGCTGAACAATCTTAACTAATCGCGTTCAGCGGCTTTTTGGGTCGCCGCGGGAATTTCTATTGCTCCAGGTTGCAACGATACGCGGAGCTGCGCGTCAACCAGTGATGGCGGAGCGCTACATGAAATCAAGCCTTGACCTGTCGATCCTGAGGGAGGAAAATCGAGTCGATCTTTTCCCGCGCATAGCTGAGCGCGACGCCAGTTTCCTTGTGCAATTCGCCGGCCAGGGGAACACATTTCTCAACGAGTTGCGCAAGCTACATGATGAGGATCCCATCGGCCATGCACCCTACTTTGAGCTGCTGTGCAGTACGCTGCAGCAGGAGCTGCGCTCCGAGGCCATGGAACACCCGGAATGGTTTTTCGATGGTTTTGATCTGCGCGCCTGGCTGAACAGCTCCGACTTTTCCCCGCCGGAAGCAATCCTGCTGGAGCCACAGATCTCCGGCCCGCTGATCTTCGCGGCGCAAATTGGCAATTTCCTACGTTTTGTAAATCGTAGTTATGGCTACGAACCATTCATTTCACGCTGCGCGGCAAGCATCGGCCACAGTCAGGGCATCAACGCAGCCCTGTTTGCCGTTTCTCTACAGAATGCTGATCAATTCTCAGAACGCTTTGCGTCATTTATCCGCATGCTCCTGTGGCAGGGCTATCGAGCGCGGGAGCGCTACAGCGTAAGCAACGACGATCCTGCCTTGCGGCAGCTGGCTGCGGAGTGCGGCGATCGCGAACCGTCGCCGATGGCCGTCTGTAGCATGGCCAGCGAATTGCTGGAAAGGCATATGGATGAGTACAACGCACGCAGTGCGGATCCTTCGCGCCGCGTCTACATTGGACTGCGCAACTCGAAAGATACAAGCATACTCGTCGGAACACACTACGGTCTGGCGCGATTTCGGGCGGCGCTCCACGAGGCGGGCAGGCAACCGGAAAGTTGGGCCTATTTGAAAGTCACCGCGCCCTACCACAGCCCGCATCTGAAAGGCGCGCCCGATGCACTGCTGCAGGATATGCAGCGAATCGGCTTTAGGCTCAACGGCGGCGAATTGCGTGCGCCGGTGTATTCCACCATCGACGGCGCCGATCTGCGCGCCGCCGGCGATTTGCAGCGCTGCCTGGCGTCCATTGCCTTGACCGAACCGCTGGACTGGCCGGCGGCGCTATCGGCATCGCGCTCCTCTCCGGCGGCCTACATTCTAAACTTCGGTCCGACTGACGCGCTGCATCGCCTGGCGCGCGAGGCGCTGGCCGGCGCCGGCAGCGTTTGCGTCTCGCTGACTTCTCGCGAGCGCCTGGAGCAGTTCGTTATGGCGCCGCCGGCTCCGCCGCCAGACTGGACGTCTTACGCCCCCCAAAAGTTGCGGTTAGCAGATGGTAAAGAAACACTTGTTAATCGCTACGCGGCCTTCGCTGGTCGTCCTCCGATTTTTGGCGGCGGGATGACGCCAACGACCGTCGAAATCGATTTGCCGGTGGCGGCGGCCAATGCCGGGCGCATCGTCGAATGGGCCGGCGGCGGCCAGGTAACTGAAGAGATCCTGCGCACTCGCCTGGACCGCCTCACGGCGGCCCTGCAACCCGGAGAAGGAATAGTCCTCAACTTGCTCTTTCTGGATCCCTATTTGTGGCGGCTGCAATTTCCGCTGGTGCAACGACTGCGTCGCGAGGGCTATCCAATCGATGGCGTGACCATCTCGGCGGGAGTGCCGGAGGTCGAAGAGGCGCTGCAGATTCTCGATCAACTGGAAGCCGCCGGACTCTGGTTGAATTCGTTTAAGCCAGGTACATCCGACCAGATCAAGCGGGCGCTGGCCATCGCTAAGGCCAATGCCGGCCGCAAACTGATTTTGCAGGTGGAGGGCGGCGCCGCTGGCGGCCATCACAGCTGGGAGAAACTGGATGATCTGTTGCGCGCTAACTACGCCGCCATTCGCGCTCAGCATAACGCCATCCTTGCCGTCGGCGGCGGCATCGCCACCGAGGCCCAGGCCTACGCCTACCTTTCCGGCGACTGGAATCCGGAACAATGCATGCCTGTGGATGCGGTTTTTCTGGGCACCAGGCTGATGGCGGCGCGAGAGGCGCATACTGCCAGCACGATCAAAGCAGCGCTGACCGCCATGCGCGGCAATGCCGACTGGCAAAAGTTGCGGGGCGCGGCCAAAGGCGGCGGCGTCATTTCGGGCAAATCAAGCCTTGGCGCAGACATCTATTACGCCGACAATCACTGGTCGCAAACCAGCGCCTATCTGGAAGATCTTGTCGCCGGCAAGTCCGAAGAAGAGGCGCAGCAGGCGGTCGATCAAAATCGGGCGGCGATTATCGAGCGCCTCGAGCGCACCGCCAAGCCTTACTTTGGCGAAATCAGCCGGATGAGTTATGCCGACCTGCTGCGGCGCTTTGCCGATTTGACCGCTCCTGACAATCGTTTGAGCGCTCCGCAAGAAGGTTGGTCAGATGCGCCCTTCATCGATCGCAGTTTTCGCGAGCGTTTTCTGGCGCTGCTGCGCCGCTTTGAGAGTCGCTTCGCCGCAACTGAGTTTGATCAACAGCCCTCGCTGTTTCAAGCGCTGGCTGAACTTGATCAGCCCTATGCAGCGCTTGATCGATTGCTTGAACGCTTTCCCGAACTGGCGCGTTGCGCCGTACTTCCCGAAGATGAATCCTACTTCCTGGATCTTTGCCGGCAGCCTGGCAAGCCGGTGAACTTCATTCCAGCTCTGGGAGCGGACATCGTGAAGTGGTATCGTTCCGATGCCTTGTGGTATGCACACTGCCCAGGCATTGATCCAGATTCCTGCGCCTGGATTCCAGGGCCGCTGGCCATCGAGGGCGTCACAAGCGTTGATGAAGGCGTCAACGATATCCTGGCGCGTTTTGAGGCCTACGTCTTGCAGCGCGTTGCTCTGGTCCCGGCGACCGGACCGGACGCGCTCCAGCGCCTCGAGTCTGGCGCATCTGAAAACGGGAATGGCAAGAGCGCGGGCGCTGGCCATGCAACAGTCGACCGTTTTCACCGACCGAATGTGCAGGTGAAGCGTGACGACGAGGGACTGAGGCTTGCGATCGACGGGCCCTGCGATCTGGACGATAAGCAGTGGACTGAGCTGCTGGCCCGCTCTGGCGGCGGGCCGATTGCCGTAGCGCTTGGCGCCAGGCGCGTGGTAGTTCGAAGCCGCAGCTTTGCTTCTCCTTTTGCAGCGCTCCTGCGGCCGCTCGCCGGCCGACAGTTTCGGCTTGGCTTTGACAGCGAAGAGCGTCTGGCAAGCCTGCAGGTATTTGAAACTGAAAGCGATCTTGGGCGCAGCCTGCCGGCGCTGGAGCTCAAGGCCGACGCCGACCTCGGCGGACTGCAACTTGCGCTCCACTACCGCCGCCCCGGTCAAGCCAGGGCCTCCATCTATACGCAGTCCTTTTGTATTTCCAGGCAAGCCTATGCGCCGCTGCACGCCGCTGAGGCCGATGGCTCAGAGGACATCCGGAAATTCTATGCATCGCTCTGGGATCTGCCGGTCAACGACGGCCAATCAGAGAAGCGGCCGCTGCCTTATCGCGGCGAACATATTGTCGAGGCTGCTCAGCTGCGTAAATTCAGCGCCGCGGCCAGTTCGGCGCTGTTCGATGTGCACGATGCGGTCCCCGGCGCAGCGGCCATTGCCTTTGTGTTTCGCGCCATGGTAGCGCCGCTTCTGAGCCAGAACTGCGGCAACCTGCTCAGGCTGCTGCATCTGTCGCATTCCTTTGTCTGGCGGGAGGCCTTCCAGGACCTGCAACCCGGCAGCGCTCTGCAGCTGGAGAGCTGGATAGCAGGGCAGCAGTTGCACGAAAATGGCAAACAGCTTCAGGTTAGCGGACGCATGTTGCACAAGCAAAAGGAAGTCTGTTCCTTTGAGAGCCGCTTCTTTGTCGCCGGCAATTTCCCAGGCGAATCCATTTCCTTCCGAAATACCGATCCCTTGCAGCTGACGATCCCCTGTAACGAAGAGAATCTGCAATCACTTGCCGCTCTGGACATGGTAGAGCTGAGCCGCAGCGCGGAAGATCTGCTGCGGGCTGGCGGCGCCATCGAATTCCAGAGCAACGAACGCGAAGATCTGCGCACAGCGGATGGGCGACGTCGCTACCTGCTGCAGGGTTTGCTCAGCCAACAGGGTCGGCCAGCAGGAACGGTGCGCTTTGAAGCAGAGGATGCGACGCAGAACCGCAACCCTGCCGTGGCCGCGCTCGAGAGTCTGAGCGGCGGCGCAGCGCGCGTTGCGCTTACCCAATCCTATCTTGCCATGAGTCAGGCGGTGCGCTCGCCGCAGTCAATGGCAGCCTATGCTGAGGCCTCCTTTGACTCCAATCCAATCCATATCGATCGTAACTTTGCCGTTCTCGCCGGAATGCAAGAGCCAATCGTACACGGCATGTGGACGGCCTCGCAATTGCAAGCGTCGCTGGTTCACCATCTTTGCGCTGGTTCTTCCACGCGACTCAAGTCCTGCGGCGTCGAGTTTGAGGCAGTCGTACTGCCTGGCCAGGCGCTCTTGATTGAGGCGCGCCATACGGCGATGCAGGAGGGCGATCAGGTCTACGCCCTTGAGGTGCGCAACGCTTCCGGCCAGCGCGTTCTCAAAGGCGAGGCGATTGTCGCCGCTCCGATTACAG of the Leptospirales bacterium genome contains:
- a CDS encoding helix-turn-helix domain-containing protein, with translation MSKSTHLKRTPFADLLASMRRRRRISQMDLALSAGLSTRHLSFLENGRARPTEECVLKICRALELPLRESNLMLAAAGYKNRYAASSLEEARLSGIKEALQMILSKQEPFPALVTNRTFAIVMYNNAFRKLIHFLTGHQLELQNLSVLLLVFQHLRDTIQNWDQIAAHLMALLYRDTLRSEDAGLRALYAQIAETGIGFPAWDTDDAEAPILNFQLSTPQGELKLFAAYMTFTSALDVTVDEIRVTSFFPADERSRQILEGL
- a CDS encoding RNA polymerase sigma factor, which gives rise to MSSLEDPYRDLLEKTRGGSAAALEQLLREIQTPLYNFLLRMLWQPEDAADATQDVLVKICTNLGGFRGESRFLTWAYRIAAHHVFRLRRSRREVQAPDFDGFAAGLARGMLIDSKPAVAGADQALLEQEVKLGCMTGLLLCLDREHRAAYILGEIFEVSGSEAAAILDLPPTAYRKRLSRARERLRGFLQQHCGLTNPAAPCHCKKQANAALQSGLISAKRTLFAGHPQQPATLSPQRLSDGVGEMDELERIAALYRTHPHYRAPERFTGALRALLASGSVSILE